A DNA window from Porphyromonas gingivalis ATCC 33277 contains the following coding sequences:
- a CDS encoding S41 family peptidase, whose amino-acid sequence MNKASKSIILLLLLGCSASAQKLSSSMKEALRKLETAVYAISSLYVDSVDNNKLTEYAIRGVLSELDPHSVYSDAEETKSELEPLNAGFDGIGVQFNMLTDTVYVVQVIAGGPSEKAGLLAGDRIVSVDDTVIAGVKMKTNDVMKRLRGPRGSKVKLGVWRGNDRLNITVKRGLVPVHSREACYMVDERTGYIRLSRFSRTTYDEFAEGIALLRGRGMQQLVLDLRFNGGGILDQAVEMAGTFLPEGSTVLTVRNNRMPRISERMEATSNNLLPKDLPLVVLVNEFSASASEILAGAIQDWDRGVVIGRRTFGKGLVQRPLPFQDGSMIRLTIARYYTPSGRSIQKPYAKGNFKAYEQELIGRFKHGESIHSDSIRFPDSLRYKTLVTGRTVYGGGGIMPDLFIPTDTALFNKLHRELLNKGIFNRAVLKYVDAHRQKLRQRFPDRQSYATFSIPEELTESLKAFAEAEKITWSTELFAQAEELIKCQLHAYIARDILGENDFFYFFNRMDKEYIKALDLLNDSDEYKRLLGK is encoded by the coding sequence ATGAATAAAGCAAGCAAATCGATTATACTCCTGCTCCTACTGGGCTGTTCGGCATCTGCACAGAAACTCAGTAGTAGTATGAAAGAGGCCCTACGTAAGCTGGAAACGGCTGTGTATGCTATCAGCAGCCTGTATGTGGACAGTGTGGACAACAACAAGCTGACCGAATATGCCATTCGGGGGGTCTTGAGCGAATTGGACCCTCACTCTGTTTATTCCGATGCAGAGGAGACAAAGAGCGAATTGGAGCCTCTAAATGCCGGATTCGACGGTATAGGCGTGCAGTTCAATATGCTCACGGATACGGTCTATGTGGTACAGGTGATTGCCGGAGGCCCTTCGGAAAAGGCCGGATTGTTGGCCGGTGATCGCATTGTATCAGTGGATGATACTGTCATTGCAGGAGTCAAGATGAAGACCAATGACGTGATGAAACGCTTGCGTGGTCCGCGAGGAAGCAAGGTCAAACTCGGCGTATGGCGGGGGAACGACAGACTCAATATCACCGTCAAGCGAGGCCTTGTCCCTGTTCATAGCCGCGAGGCCTGCTATATGGTCGACGAACGTACAGGATATATCAGACTGAGTAGATTTTCGCGCACTACCTACGATGAGTTTGCCGAGGGCATAGCTCTTTTGCGAGGACGTGGTATGCAGCAGTTGGTGCTTGATCTGAGATTCAATGGTGGCGGTATACTTGATCAGGCTGTGGAGATGGCCGGAACTTTTCTACCCGAAGGAAGTACGGTACTGACCGTCAGAAACAATCGTATGCCACGGATCAGTGAGCGCATGGAGGCTACGAGCAATAACCTCCTCCCGAAGGACTTGCCTTTGGTCGTTCTCGTCAATGAGTTTTCGGCTTCAGCCAGCGAGATATTGGCCGGGGCTATACAAGATTGGGACAGAGGAGTCGTTATCGGACGGCGTACTTTCGGCAAAGGACTGGTACAGCGTCCATTGCCCTTTCAGGATGGTTCGATGATCCGGCTGACTATCGCCCGCTATTATACACCTTCGGGACGTAGCATCCAGAAACCTTATGCAAAAGGGAATTTCAAAGCATACGAACAGGAATTGATCGGTCGCTTCAAACACGGCGAATCCATCCACAGCGACAGCATCCGTTTCCCCGATTCTCTTCGCTACAAGACTCTCGTCACGGGGCGCACCGTTTATGGTGGGGGAGGCATTATGCCGGATCTTTTCATCCCAACGGATACGGCCTTGTTCAACAAGCTGCATCGTGAGCTGCTGAACAAGGGTATCTTTAATCGGGCTGTACTCAAATATGTGGATGCACATCGTCAGAAACTGCGCCAACGCTTCCCCGACAGACAGTCATACGCCACGTTTAGCATTCCCGAAGAACTGACTGAAAGCCTGAAAGCATTTGCCGAAGCTGAGAAAATCACATGGAGCACCGAACTTTTTGCTCAAGCCGAAGAGCTTATCAAGTGTCAGCTCCATGCCTATATCGCACGTGATATTCTGGGGGAGAACGACTTCTTCTATTTCTTCAATCGCATGGATAAGGAATATATAAAAGCACTCGATCTCCTCAATGATTCCGACGAATACAAACGTCTCCTCGGAAAGTAA
- the ung gene encoding uracil-DNA glycosylase, producing the protein MKEVQIEAGWKKVLQEEFDKFYFEKLTDFVREEYRQSPIYPPARFIFRAFDTCPFDRVKVVILGQDPYHEPGQAEGLAFSVPTGIPIPPSLRNICEEIRTDTGQPAHIDGGSLLPWVEQGVLLLNATLTVRASQAGSHQGHGWETFTDAAIEALAKRREHLVFLLWGSYARRKSAMIDPRRHLILEAPHPSPLSAHRGFFGCKHFSRTNAYLRQHGIAPIVW; encoded by the coding sequence ATGAAAGAGGTACAAATTGAAGCCGGATGGAAAAAGGTTTTACAGGAAGAATTCGATAAATTTTATTTCGAAAAGCTGACCGACTTTGTGCGTGAAGAGTATCGGCAGAGTCCGATTTACCCCCCGGCCCGATTTATTTTTCGAGCATTTGACACTTGCCCTTTCGACCGCGTCAAAGTCGTTATTCTTGGACAAGATCCCTATCATGAACCCGGGCAAGCCGAAGGGTTGGCTTTCTCAGTGCCGACCGGTATACCCATCCCTCCCAGCTTACGCAATATCTGCGAAGAAATTCGTACCGATACCGGACAGCCGGCTCATATAGATGGAGGAAGTCTTTTGCCGTGGGTAGAGCAAGGAGTATTACTGCTCAATGCCACGCTTACTGTTCGTGCAAGTCAGGCCGGTAGCCACCAAGGGCATGGATGGGAGACCTTTACGGATGCGGCCATAGAAGCCTTGGCCAAGCGTAGAGAACACCTTGTCTTTCTCCTCTGGGGAAGTTATGCCCGCCGAAAATCAGCCATGATCGATCCTCGCCGTCATCTCATTCTCGAAGCACCTCATCCTTCGCCACTCTCAGCACATCGCGGTTTTTTTGGCTGCAAGCATTTCAGCCGAACCAACGCATATCTCCGCCAGCACGGCATAGCCCCGATCGTTTGGTAG
- a CDS encoding YjjG family noncanonical pyrimidine nucleotidase has product MFVSPAVELHTAASAVLPLLLPSDTSGLAASSCTHSVFSMIKHLFIDLDDTLWDTYHNNKSSLEELYHTHAWDRYFDSFETFFSIYLPHNEALWSEYRYGQIDKPTLTLERFRRPFTGYLTLSDEQILTWNAEFLSITGRKTRLCPHALEVMEYLHRYYKVYILSNGFREIQHAKLTNSGLAPYIDRVILSEDAGINKPNKKIFDFALVKAKARKTESIMIGDSWEADIVGAANAGLASVWYNPNRHILPDDGVRAPMHIISSLSELMQIF; this is encoded by the coding sequence ATGTTTGTATCACCGGCTGTAGAACTGCATACCGCTGCCTCTGCTGTTTTGCCCCTTCTCCTTCCTTCCGACACTTCGGGTTTGGCCGCATCCTCATGTACTCATTCCGTTTTTTCCATGATAAAACATCTTTTTATCGATCTCGACGATACGCTTTGGGACACTTATCATAATAATAAGAGTAGCCTCGAAGAGTTGTATCATACACATGCCTGGGATAGATATTTCGACTCGTTCGAAACTTTCTTCAGTATATATTTGCCTCACAATGAAGCCCTTTGGTCTGAGTATCGGTATGGGCAAATCGATAAGCCGACCCTTACTTTGGAGCGTTTCAGAAGGCCTTTCACCGGATATCTCACTTTGTCTGATGAACAAATACTAACATGGAATGCAGAGTTTCTGTCCATTACCGGGCGGAAAACTCGACTTTGCCCTCATGCTCTGGAGGTGATGGAGTATCTGCACCGTTACTACAAGGTTTATATCCTTAGCAACGGCTTTCGAGAAATCCAGCATGCCAAACTGACCAATAGTGGTTTGGCACCCTATATTGACCGAGTGATTCTATCCGAAGATGCGGGTATCAACAAGCCAAACAAAAAGATATTCGACTTCGCACTCGTCAAAGCCAAAGCCAGAAAGACGGAAAGCATCATGATAGGAGATAGCTGGGAAGCCGATATAGTCGGGGCGGCCAATGCCGGTCTGGCATCTGTCTGGTATAACCCGAACAGACATATCTTACCTGATGACGGTGTACGAGCACCCATGCATATTATTTCCTCTTTGTCCGAGCTGATGCAGATATTCTGA
- the rsmI gene encoding 16S rRNA (cytidine(1402)-2'-O)-methyltransferase, translating into MEGRLTVVPTPIGNLEDITLRALKVLREADLILAEDTRTSSVLLHHYDIHCPLQSHHKFNEHRTAKSLAERISGGERIALISDAGTPGISDPGFLLVRACAELGVVVECLPGPTALIPALVASGLPADRFVFEGFLPVKKGRQTRMKELAEELRTMIFYESPHRVLRTLTQFVETFGLDRPAAACRELSKLHEEVIRGTLAELLAHFENHPPRGEFVLIVGGAAPKGRKEEKQ; encoded by the coding sequence ATGGAAGGACGTTTGACAGTCGTGCCGACTCCTATCGGCAATTTGGAGGATATTACCTTGAGAGCCTTGAAGGTACTGCGCGAAGCAGACCTGATTTTGGCAGAGGACACGCGTACCAGCAGTGTATTGCTCCACCATTACGACATTCACTGTCCGCTCCAGAGCCATCATAAATTCAACGAACATCGTACGGCCAAGTCATTGGCCGAACGGATATCCGGAGGTGAACGCATAGCTTTGATCTCCGACGCCGGAACTCCCGGGATCAGCGACCCTGGTTTTTTGCTTGTCAGAGCATGTGCCGAGTTGGGTGTAGTGGTAGAATGTCTGCCCGGACCTACAGCATTGATTCCGGCTTTGGTAGCAAGCGGACTCCCTGCCGACAGGTTTGTTTTCGAAGGTTTTCTGCCTGTCAAGAAAGGCCGCCAAACTCGAATGAAAGAATTGGCCGAAGAGCTCCGGACGATGATATTTTATGAGTCGCCCCATCGGGTGCTCAGGACTCTGACCCAATTTGTGGAGACTTTCGGTCTCGATCGACCAGCTGCTGCATGCCGGGAGCTGAGCAAACTCCACGAAGAGGTGATCCGCGGAACACTCGCGGAATTACTGGCTCACTTCGAAAACCACCCTCCAAGGGGAGAATTCGTTCTCATCGTGGGTGGAGCCGCCCCGAAAGGGAGAAAAGAAGAGAAGCAATAA
- a CDS encoding universal stress protein, whose translation MKEEKLVTLAIHSYEKAQILKSLLETEGIEAYLHNVNQIQPVISAGVRVRIKETDLPRALSIIEDNKWDQEDPKKRAKNTEEYVLIPVDFSEYTMKICELGFNFAARRGLRVVLMHVYISPFFSTPLTVGDTAVFQLSNEVSLRKEYQRVQRLMNKLKKELRERITREELPEISFSSVLLDGAPEDVILSYCKRHRPVMIVMGTRGKSRKDSDLIGSVAAEVIDSSKVPVLVIPEEVPFSDLNQAKHVAVATSFDQRDLVLFDAMMKLLDKNNPSYSIFNISVGTPEWNQVQLKAIREYHAHHYPDATIKVSMLDEGDFSLALEKFIRQEKVDMIVVNTYRRNFFARFFNPSMARRMLFHAGTPLLVMHN comes from the coding sequence ATGAAAGAAGAAAAATTAGTGACCCTGGCTATTCATTCCTATGAGAAAGCCCAGATACTGAAGTCTCTCCTCGAAACTGAGGGTATAGAAGCGTATCTTCATAATGTGAATCAGATACAACCCGTTATCTCTGCCGGCGTTCGGGTGAGGATCAAAGAGACCGATCTACCTCGTGCTCTCAGTATTATAGAGGATAACAAATGGGATCAGGAGGATCCCAAGAAACGAGCGAAAAATACGGAGGAATATGTTCTCATCCCTGTGGACTTCAGCGAATATACGATGAAGATATGCGAACTGGGCTTCAACTTTGCAGCCCGTCGCGGACTTCGGGTCGTATTGATGCACGTCTATATCAGTCCGTTTTTCTCCACACCTCTTACGGTGGGCGATACGGCTGTGTTCCAGCTCAGCAATGAAGTCAGCCTGCGCAAAGAATACCAGCGTGTACAACGTCTGATGAACAAGCTCAAGAAAGAGCTGCGTGAAAGGATAACGCGAGAAGAACTTCCCGAAATATCTTTCTCCTCTGTCCTTTTGGACGGTGCTCCGGAAGATGTGATCCTTAGTTACTGCAAGCGACACAGACCCGTAATGATCGTGATGGGGACGCGAGGCAAATCGCGCAAGGATTCGGATCTGATCGGAAGCGTTGCAGCCGAAGTAATAGATTCGAGCAAGGTACCTGTGTTGGTTATTCCGGAAGAAGTGCCGTTCAGCGATTTGAATCAGGCCAAGCATGTAGCAGTGGCTACGAGCTTCGACCAACGCGATCTGGTGCTCTTCGATGCCATGATGAAGCTGCTGGACAAGAACAACCCTTCGTACAGCATCTTCAATATCTCAGTGGGCACACCGGAATGGAACCAAGTGCAACTCAAAGCCATCAGGGAGTATCATGCGCATCACTATCCCGATGCCACGATCAAAGTGAGCATGCTGGACGAAGGAGACTTCTCCCTCGCTTTGGAAAAATTCATTCGTCAGGAAAAGGTGGATATGATTGTGGTCAATACTTATCGAAGGAATTTCTTCGCTCGCTTCTTCAATCCGAGTATGGCACGACGAATGCTCTTCCATGCCGGAACACCGCTTTTGGTAATGCACAATTAG
- a CDS encoding translation initiation factor, which yields MSDWKNRLGVMYSTNPDFQYEHEDSEEVAETLPPEKQRLRITLDRKQRRGKEVTLVSGYVGSADDLTDLSRLLKQRCGVGGAAKDGEIIIQGNQVEKVKEILRSLHYGVK from the coding sequence ATGAGTGACTGGAAGAACAGACTGGGGGTCATGTACAGTACGAATCCCGATTTCCAATACGAACATGAAGACAGCGAAGAGGTAGCTGAGACGCTTCCTCCGGAGAAACAACGTCTGCGCATCACGCTGGATCGGAAGCAGCGTCGGGGCAAAGAGGTCACTCTCGTGAGCGGATACGTCGGTTCCGCCGACGATCTGACTGATCTGTCGCGCCTGCTCAAGCAGCGATGCGGAGTGGGAGGAGCAGCCAAAGACGGAGAAATAATCATCCAAGGCAATCAGGTCGAAAAGGTGAAAGAGATACTACGAAGTTTGCACTATGGTGTGAAGTAG
- a CDS encoding oxaloacetate decarboxylase, producing the protein MKKEIKFSLMYRDMWQSSGKYQPRKDQLERIAPVIVEMGCFARVETNGGAFEQVNLLYGENPNKAVRAFTKPLNEAGIQTHMLDRGLNGLRMFPVPADVRRLMYKVKKAQGVDITRIFDGLNDARNIIPSIKYALEAGMIPQATLCITFSPVHTVEYYSNLADELIAAGAPEICLKDMAGIGRPHFLGQLVKSIKTKHPDVIIEYHGHSGPGFSVASMLEVCENGADIIDVAMEPISWGKVHPDVITIQQMLKDAGFKVPEINMDAYMKARSLTQEFIDDFLGYFMDPSNKETSSLLVGCGLPGGMMGSMMADLKGVHAGINMFLKGKGEPEMTIDQLLVRLFQEVEYVWPRLGYPPLVTPFSQYVKNVALMNVYNMIRGEGRWQAIDQNTWGMILGKSGRLPGKLDPEIIALAKEKGMEFSDADPQQFYPDALDEFRKEMDQNGWEYGPDDEELFELAMHDRQYRDYKSGVAKERFNADLDKAKADRMAKQGYSDEDIKKAKRAGCDPIVAPCSGRLYWEIDTEEQSIAPAIGAEYRTGQPFCYIENQFGYIEKVYCTFTGRITEVVAQGTVVKKGDEIAYLRTAEKEIMWEGANEHIVRVEAMPEPRKRITKSAKKN; encoded by the coding sequence ATGAAGAAGGAAATCAAATTCAGTCTGATGTACCGCGACATGTGGCAGTCGTCAGGCAAGTACCAACCACGAAAAGATCAATTGGAACGCATAGCTCCCGTTATTGTGGAGATGGGTTGCTTTGCGCGAGTGGAAACGAACGGAGGTGCATTCGAGCAGGTGAATCTCCTGTATGGGGAGAACCCCAACAAAGCAGTGCGCGCTTTCACCAAACCGCTCAACGAAGCGGGTATTCAGACCCACATGCTGGACCGCGGACTCAACGGACTTCGTATGTTCCCCGTACCGGCTGATGTGCGCCGGCTGATGTACAAGGTGAAGAAAGCACAGGGCGTGGACATCACACGTATATTCGATGGCCTGAATGATGCTCGCAATATCATTCCATCCATCAAATATGCACTGGAAGCCGGCATGATCCCACAGGCTACGCTTTGTATCACGTTCTCTCCCGTACACACGGTGGAGTACTACTCCAATCTGGCCGATGAGCTGATCGCAGCAGGGGCACCGGAGATCTGCCTGAAAGATATGGCCGGTATCGGTCGTCCTCATTTCCTCGGTCAGCTGGTGAAATCCATCAAGACCAAGCACCCCGATGTAATCATCGAATATCACGGCCACTCAGGTCCCGGCTTCTCTGTCGCTTCCATGCTGGAGGTTTGCGAGAATGGGGCTGACATCATCGACGTAGCTATGGAGCCTATCTCTTGGGGTAAGGTGCATCCGGATGTGATCACCATCCAGCAGATGCTCAAGGATGCCGGCTTCAAAGTGCCGGAGATCAATATGGATGCCTACATGAAAGCTCGAAGCCTGACACAGGAGTTTATAGACGACTTCTTGGGCTATTTCATGGATCCGTCGAACAAAGAGACGAGCTCGCTGCTCGTGGGATGCGGTCTCCCCGGCGGTATGATGGGATCCATGATGGCCGACCTGAAAGGGGTACATGCAGGTATCAATATGTTCCTCAAAGGAAAGGGCGAGCCGGAGATGACCATCGATCAGCTACTGGTACGTCTCTTCCAAGAGGTAGAGTATGTATGGCCGCGCCTTGGCTATCCTCCTTTGGTAACTCCTTTCAGCCAGTATGTGAAGAATGTTGCCCTGATGAACGTGTACAACATGATACGGGGCGAAGGGCGTTGGCAAGCCATCGACCAGAACACATGGGGTATGATCCTCGGCAAATCGGGCCGTTTGCCCGGCAAACTCGATCCGGAGATCATCGCTTTGGCAAAAGAGAAGGGAATGGAATTTTCGGATGCCGATCCTCAGCAATTTTATCCTGATGCCTTGGACGAATTTCGCAAGGAAATGGATCAGAACGGTTGGGAGTATGGCCCAGACGACGAAGAGCTATTCGAGCTTGCCATGCACGACCGTCAATATCGCGACTACAAGAGCGGCGTAGCCAAGGAGCGCTTCAATGCCGATCTGGACAAAGCCAAAGCCGATCGCATGGCTAAGCAGGGATATAGCGACGAAGACATCAAAAAAGCTAAGCGTGCCGGATGTGATCCGATCGTGGCACCCTGCTCCGGACGACTCTATTGGGAAATCGATACGGAAGAGCAATCCATCGCTCCGGCTATCGGTGCCGAATATCGTACCGGCCAGCCTTTCTGCTACATCGAAAACCAATTTGGCTATATCGAGAAAGTCTATTGTACATTCACCGGCCGTATTACGGAGGTAGTAGCACAAGGCACTGTGGTGAAAAAAGGCGATGAGATAGCTTATCTGCGCACAGCTGAAAAGGAGATCATGTGGGAAGGTGCGAATGAGCATATCGTTCGTGTCGAAGCCATGCCTGAGCCGCGCAAGCGCATTACCAAGTCGGCCAAGAAGAACTAA
- the rimP gene encoding ribosome assembly cofactor RimP, with amino-acid sequence MIDREQIVRIVSDYLSTGETFLVEVAIHPGNRILVELDSAQGVCIDECVALSRHIESQVDRDLEDYELEVGSTGLTSPLKVMRQWENCIDSELSVLLTNGMKETGRLITVAPEAIKLEVVRMVKPEGAKRKKPETQELTIVMADIKQAVRII; translated from the coding sequence ATGATAGACAGAGAACAAATCGTTCGGATCGTTTCGGATTATTTGTCCACCGGGGAGACTTTCCTCGTGGAGGTGGCGATACATCCGGGCAACAGGATCCTCGTAGAGCTGGATAGCGCACAAGGAGTTTGCATAGATGAGTGCGTAGCACTGAGCCGGCACATCGAATCCCAAGTGGATCGGGATCTAGAAGACTACGAACTGGAAGTAGGCTCGACCGGGCTGACGTCTCCTCTGAAAGTGATGCGCCAGTGGGAGAACTGCATTGATAGCGAGCTGTCCGTACTGCTAACCAATGGGATGAAGGAAACCGGTCGCCTTATTACTGTCGCTCCCGAAGCTATCAAGCTGGAAGTGGTACGCATGGTGAAGCCGGAAGGAGCCAAGCGCAAAAAGCCTGAAACTCAAGAGTTGACAATAGTCATGGCCGACATCAAACAGGCCGTGCGTATCATATAA
- the nusA gene encoding transcription termination factor NusA has protein sequence MAKKQETISMIESLAEFKELKNIDKETMINVLEDSFRNVLAKIFGSDDNFDVIINPEKGDFEIWRTRQVVEDGAVEDESREVSLSDAHEIDPEAEVGEEVTDSVNFASFGRRAILNLRQALSSKIMELQKENLFNTFTERIGQLISAEVYQVWKREALLIDDDGNELLMPKSEQIPSDFFRKGETVHAVVERVENANNNPKIIVSRTSGEFLKRLFELNVPEIADGLITIRCVARIPGERAKMAVESYDDRIDPVGACVGMNGSRIRGIVRELRGENIDVTQYTTNTALFIQRALSPARISSIRLLEAEHKAEVFLRPEEVPLAIGKNASNIKLASGLTGYQIEVFRDIDDMDEEDIYLDEFNDEIDQWIIDLFKNIGCNTAKSVLSKNREDLIKETDLEDSTIDYVLGVLSAEFADEDQVTDNQSTDSDDLDNFSAEDDLKQE, from the coding sequence ATGGCCAAGAAGCAAGAGACGATCAGCATGATAGAATCGCTGGCAGAATTCAAAGAGCTGAAAAACATTGACAAAGAGACGATGATCAACGTCCTGGAGGATTCCTTCCGGAACGTTCTGGCAAAAATCTTCGGATCGGACGACAACTTCGACGTAATCATCAATCCGGAGAAAGGCGACTTCGAAATATGGCGCACCCGTCAGGTAGTAGAGGACGGTGCCGTAGAGGACGAAAGTCGCGAAGTGTCTCTGTCGGATGCTCACGAGATCGACCCCGAGGCGGAGGTCGGTGAGGAAGTAACGGACTCCGTGAACTTCGCTTCATTCGGTCGCCGTGCCATTCTCAATCTTCGCCAAGCTCTCTCCAGCAAGATTATGGAGCTTCAGAAGGAAAACCTGTTCAATACATTCACGGAACGTATCGGGCAGCTCATTTCGGCTGAAGTATATCAGGTATGGAAGCGTGAGGCTCTGCTTATCGACGACGACGGCAACGAACTCCTGATGCCGAAGAGCGAGCAGATCCCAAGCGACTTTTTCCGCAAAGGTGAGACCGTTCACGCCGTTGTGGAGCGCGTGGAGAACGCCAACAACAATCCCAAGATCATCGTATCGCGTACAAGCGGAGAGTTCCTCAAGAGGCTTTTCGAGCTGAATGTACCGGAGATTGCCGATGGCCTGATCACCATCCGCTGCGTAGCCCGTATCCCGGGAGAGAGGGCCAAGATGGCCGTAGAGTCTTACGACGATCGTATCGACCCCGTAGGAGCCTGTGTGGGTATGAACGGTTCGCGCATACGAGGTATCGTGCGCGAACTGAGAGGCGAGAATATCGACGTTACGCAGTACACGACGAACACCGCCCTCTTCATCCAGCGGGCACTCAGCCCTGCACGTATATCTTCGATTCGCCTGCTCGAAGCAGAGCATAAGGCCGAAGTATTCCTGCGCCCCGAAGAAGTGCCTTTGGCCATCGGAAAGAATGCCTCGAATATCAAGCTGGCATCGGGGCTGACGGGTTATCAGATCGAAGTGTTCCGTGACATAGACGATATGGACGAAGAAGACATCTATCTGGACGAATTCAACGACGAGATCGACCAGTGGATCATCGACCTGTTCAAGAATATCGGTTGCAATACGGCCAAGAGCGTGCTCAGCAAGAACAGAGAAGATCTGATCAAAGAGACGGATTTGGAAGACTCCACCATAGACTATGTACTCGGAGTCCTGAGTGCCGAATTTGCCGATGAGGATCAGGTGACTGATAATCAAAGTACCGATTCGGATGATTTGGACAATTTCTCTGCCGAAGACGATCTGAAGCAAGAGTAA